Sequence from the Leishmania braziliensis MHOM/BR/75/M2904 complete genome, chromosome 11 genome:
CGACACCGCGCCGACGGGCCACACGCTGCGTCTGCTGGCACTGCCTCAGACGCTGAACAGTACTTTCGACCGATTGATGAGCCTAGAGGGCTTGGCTCCGATGTTGGAGGCCGCCTCACATCTTATTGGCTCCAGCCTCGGGGCTGTCGGTGGTGACTCTgtgagcggctgtgaggtaGCCACAGCTATGCCTTCGTCGTCGAGCACAGCGCCCGGCGCGGGGTCTGCGGCTACGGGTTCGTCGCAGGGCAGCTGGTCCATAACTGCCGACGAAGTCCGCGCGAAGGCCCTTCACTGGCGCCAGGtcatggaggaggtgcaggacCGCTTCAATGATCCGAGTCGCACCAGCTTCGTGTGCGTCTGCATTGCCGAGTTTTTGAGCGTCTACGAAACGGAGCGGCTTGTGCAGGAGCTCATGAAGTACAACATCGGGTGCGACAGCATTGTGGTGAACCAGCTGGTGCTGAAGCCGTCGTCTGAGCCCCCGTGTCGCATGTGCGCGGCTCGCCAGAAGATTCAGACGAAGTACCTCGAACAGATTGACCTCCTGTACGACGACTTCCACGTCGTGAagatgccgctgctcagcGACGAGGTGCGCGGCATTCCAGCGCTAAAAATGTTTGCGCGCTTTTTGCAGGAGCCATACAACCCGGACACACATGGCTACATCGACGTGCAGGAGTCTTGCTAATGGGTACGCGTGTGATGACGTTGATGGTGGTGGAAAAAGGGAGCAGCAAAAGCTTCGTGGGAATGCGGGTCCCAGCGGTGCATGCTGGCAAGCAGGCCCTTGTGCGGTCGCGAGCCCTcgcagcggggggggggaaagaaaaCGAGCGAGTGAGAGATCAAGCGAGTTGGACGCGCGCATTCTTCAACTTTTCTGAAGCcgtgttttctcttttgacACTTGTCTGTGAGGTCTCTGTTGTCTATATTTCGTCTGCACGGCCGCGCTATCGGTGAGGAAGCGCTTAAGGACTTCGTAGCACGGAtggcgagaggagggaggaggggggggtgaagggggagacACAGAGCGCACTTTTCAGCCCCCGaccctttttctccctccaTCACTCTGCCCGcatttcttctctgcccaTCCCATCGCCACCTCACTGGTAGACCACAGGCGACGCAAGGCTGGGTACACAAATGTTTTTCTAtgtcttcctccctcttctctttcctccttttaAACGCACTTCCATCGCGTAGGGCCATCCCGCCGCggtttgtgtgcgtgtggaagGAGGGCACCTCTGCATTCTCCCTCGCGGCTCTGCCTCGCTACCCCGCTACCCCcatttctccttttccccctcacacacccacgcgcgcgcagtCGCCATTTCTTTTCGAACGGCTTCTCCGCTCTCCTTAGCGGCATGCCCGGGTGCCATGCACCTCCGGCACGACTGGCGCCGCACATCGGCGGCCGGCTCTACGAAGATGCCTCACTGGTCTCCTCCACGTCCCAGCCGGCGAGCAGCATCCCTGATCTTACCTGCAAGCGTGCATCAAGTCTCAGTAGAGTCCAGCTACAGCACCGCcgggaggagcagctgcgtcatGCCCtagagcacacacacccatccCAAGCGGAGGTATCTGCCGTAGCCAGCGCTGCctacgtgcaggcgctgatGGATCTCATTGACCAACATGCAGTGACGGTGCAACAGGTGACTGGTAATATTGACGCTCTGCGCGGACAGCGAGAGGCTCGCTACATTGAATTCAAGCAGGAAGTACAGCAGCGTGAGGTTGAGTTGCAGCGCCTGCGAAACGAGCGGTCTGACCTCACGCTGCAGGTGCAAGAGGAGCGTGAGCGGTCGACCCGGCTGCTACACGAGAACACAGTGCTTCACGCCCACCAAGCTGAGCAGCGAGAGCAACTAGAGAAGCTTGTGGAGCTGTGCCGCGCACGTGGGAGGCGACTGAGCGCTCTTCACAAGCAGAATTCCAGAGTCACTGGAAGTACCCCGCACCAGCGCAGGCCGATGGAGACCAACGCGGGCGCATTAGCAGGGGCCTCGCGTGAAGACGCAATAACCGCCGATGTCGGGGACGAAGAGAGCGATCCAGAGCTGAACAGGATAGGAATCAGCGCAAAGGGTACTAGAGCCCCCGCAAGCTCGGCCGCCTGCTCGACGTCGCCTGCGCTCACGTCTCCACCGGCATCAATGAGCATACACAAAGCGGtaggcgccaccgcctcgttCCAGTggtcatcgtcgtcgtcaccggCTGCTCTGAGTGGTCTCGCCGAAGATACCGAGGTGGCAGCGTTGCTCAACGTGCCATACAAGGTGCAGGTGCCCGGTACACCGTTCGGTCCGTCGTCGCACACCATCACGGCGAACGCGGCAGCCACAACGCACCTGCTTGCCCTCAACGAAGAGGTAAACATGCTTCGCGAGCaactggaggagcagcgcgccacGTACGAGCAGGAGCGTGGTGCGAGGACGACTGAGAACGAtgagctgcaccgccagtATCTCGAGAAGGAGGCCAAGTACCGCACCACAATTGATCAGCTCGAATTACTTCACGAGGAGAGCCTGCGTGACTTGGTGCAGTATCGCCACAGCACCGAAAAGAGACTTCGCGATGTTCGCGGACAGGTGGATTGGCTacgcgcagcactgcaggaggcgctcaGGCtagcggagaaggagcgtcGCCGGCAGCACAACGAGGTTTACACAACGGAGCAGCGCATGTCACTCCAGTACTATCCTAAGGTGCAGTCTTTGCATGCCGAGCTGGAGGAAtgccgccgcggtgcacTTGCACAGGCGCAATACAGCGCCAAAGTTATTGCAGAGAAGGACGCACTTGTGAAGGAGCTGCGGCAAAAACTCAAGGCTGAGGCGGGCCAGCGAAAGCGCATGGAGGAGCGGTACAGGCTAGAGATGAAGGGTGTGCACAGCGAGCTGGACCTGATGCGGCAGTCGCTGCGGCAGATGGAGCGGCGGGTGTACTACCGCGACGTGCGTGATCAGGCCTCCGAGGAGGCACAGCACGGCCTTGAGCGGTACTACGACTAGTAGCGGCAAATATCTGCTCCTGAATCGTGGGCGAGCCGGCAAAGGGTGTACAGGGGAGCAAAGCGGCAGGAGCGTGCACACACGAATGGAGCAAGCCAGGGATAGCAGCACAGCCGCAGTTTGCATCATGTCGAGCGGCTCGTCGTTCCAGACGCTGTGGAGGCGTATCGGTGTTGAACCCTCCGCCAgcttctcccctttcttaTCCCCCTATGCCGTGACAATGCATCTTGCTGTTTTACTCCCCGCTTGCCAAGCATTCCTCTCTTGCTTTCCTGGGATatagggagagggaggacagGTAGTCTCTCACGTTGCTTGTGCCATGTATCGGCGCGCGCAcctctccacctcgccgCAGCTTCTCCGTTCGATGAAGGTGAGCTCGTAAGCGGGATCGCTTGTGTGATCGCTCATCTTTTGCGTTTCTTTTATCTCCTTCGTttcgctttccctttctcctcctctttggcGTGTCgtccacccccctcccccccctcagcGTTGGTTGTCGTTGTCGTTGGCGTGCGCGTAGGCTTTCTATTTATGCCCAGggacgggaggaggagctcctCTCTGCTGAGATGCGGAAAGCGAGCGCAGCAAAGCACTGAACACGAAAAAAAGTAGAAAACGCACACCGcagcccaccccctctcccatcTCCCTCTGCTGGCTTACTCTACCGCCACCGagtctctttccctttcatcACGGGGCCTCCCCTTTCATCCTCTGCGCATGCATGCGTGCATTGTGCTGCTGAACTCTGGCGCTTCCCCAGCTTTGTTTTCCCACTTTCCCTCGTTGTGTGACTAGGCGAGGCGAAATGGAAACAACGCAGGAAAAGGGCACGGCGCCGCATTCATCTCTGGCACAACGGGCGGTGTGACCGAAGGTGGGGGtgatagtggtggtgggcacTTGCGCCACTGCTGAATGTCTTTCCACCATCTGGCTTTTATTGATTGATATCCCTCACTTAACTCCCTCCTCatcgctttctctcccttgttTGCTACGCATCGTGGTGAATGCgtttccccctctccacccccaATCCGCGCCCATATTCGCTTATAAACCCAAGCGTCCCTCACATAGCAGCTCtaaagggaaaacaaagcGATAAGCAAAACACAATAAGAAaaggtgagggagaggaagagagcgggggCGACCTAATTTAAAGCTTGCGCACCCTGGTCACGCGCCTTTGCATGGTATGCACGCTTGTGTGTCTGCTCAcgtgtctctttttttc
This genomic interval carries:
- a CDS encoding anion-transporting ATPase-like protein, translating into MDPTLTELLHSNLQWIFVGGKGGVGKTTTSCALATLFATTPISDAAAPDGTRPRRVLLISTDPAHNLSDAFNQRFGPQPTPVKGLEDTLAAMEVDPKNFTHGALMSSLTGANSGGSASSLSREAEADAVEQTASFARIGAVLKEAARTMPGIDEISVFAEILHYVRTLSYDLLIFDTAPTGHTLRLLALPQTLNSTFDRLMSLEGLAPMLEAASHLIGSSLGAVGGDSVSGCEVATAMPSSSSTAPGAGSAATGSSQGSWSITADEVRAKALHWRQVMEEVQDRFNDPSRTSFVCVCIAEFLSVYETERLVQELMKYNIGCDSIVVNQLVLKPSSEPPCRMCAARQKIQTKYLEQIDLLYDDFHVVKMPLLSDEVRGIPALKMFARFLQEPYNPDTHGYIDVQESC